The following are from one region of the Salvelinus fontinalis isolate EN_2023a chromosome 5, ASM2944872v1, whole genome shotgun sequence genome:
- the LOC129855225 gene encoding RNA exonuclease 1 homolog: MLRSTGFFLGIDCPFYTDSCNVISVKDGCKRPYCHFRHSQQRRASYGSNDIRKSNELYSKQKEQCGYDPFKPEVVRPEEQQNGEPAAATVDMGALELELVNRAIEEVRSEVEREKKKLSRIGDQEYDPTDSSPKVVAKWPKPLAVTSHLAYDPGSYQMTTTADYNPTPRSSKYTLDSDSKDNHASSMEYVPTSVTKIAVKKPVPRTQTPHLHSLPTSPKYSTIASCSKNKYTVDHSKPSTDMEYDPLCNYSAKIAGKNKKHQRTGATMGEGKKRPHLSGTGKQSTDEEYVPTIKKPRQVIPDPLKYTANFSESDEERSGTEYRPTSLSRLQRRKSSSGSVEEASGPGKGERTEGAVGGLKQQRSQESKKQQDAAHWESEDLENQEIVARQKDKPETEIVAGKTNQMKSSKVKKVHKSEKESSKKSGAGGDSSSKKGAGDGEKISDSKKSSHETAKKDRKNQGKKEEKCKIKDTSIDKGKKEGKGEKRSDGKSKTRTDKVKGESSKRENESREKGGGDSKKLQTSDKEKDSMFKEQKNGKYDSNEREKDSKKVNKGSSKIDKDKVKKSSSSSSDGKTGKVKQRSLSHVDLFGDESVEEKSEEDEDDEEEETIVRKSAALFKRGSLTRRNVSELTPSSSEDEDVGAEDDGGYDDMDDCGVDYSSLQVDMDFDLDNDPMEECLRIFNESKDVKTEDKGRQAKPAKDSEDEDSTESNQTTLFPGQRKRVSHFSAKGSTEATPKPPPYRRLTAQEICYQRMQIAQQQAAQLAAAVKTASTPRPSPSPFPGERKRVAHRPTPLPSSSKSGLAAAKSAGSRVLLPTSTLPAGLSVKAQTSAGILSKTTSTIVQKRVAHTPTMKSSAMKRPVIPTAFGAKVPTNVRQRYLNTFIDECMKFCPSEDMAFQMALEEEKVVYDRSSSKNIYLNVAVNSLKKLRSKSSSPNSLVAMNPAVVGNRKSQSHEEVLGGRLAAKTSFTINRTGKQQAEKLSGATLYRKLRDYLMTEERLQEHGYPRPHPERSGRAVVHNVPEKNNVDPFAKVCCRCGAEYKINANGNCVRKEECNHHWGRLRRHKVSGGWETNYNCCSGTVGSPGCSVSKQHVQDGRKESLGGYVQTFEKQLPPDGNCGVYALDCEMCYTKQGLELTRVTVVNSELKVIYDTFVKPESKVVDYNTRFSGVTEEDLENASITLRDVQAVMLNMFNAESILIGHSLESDLFALKVIHSTVVDTAIVFPHRLGLPYKRALRNLMADHLKRIIQDSVEGHDSSEDACACMELMMWKIREDAKVKR; this comes from the exons ATGCTGAGATCCACCGGTTTCTTCCTTGGGATTGACTGCCCGTTTTACACGGATAGTTGCAACGTGATAAGTGTCAAAGATGGGTGCAAGAGACCGTACTGTCACTTCAGACACAGCCAACAGAGACGGGCGTCTTATGGATCAAATGACATAAGAAAATCAAACGAGCTTTACTCCAAACAAAAGG AGCAATGCGGCTATGACCCATTCAAACCAGAGGTAGTGAGACCTGAGGAGCAACAGAATGGGGAGCCTGCTGCTGCAACAGTGGACATGGGTGCCTTGGAGCTTGAGTTGGTCAATCGCGCCATCGAGGAGGTACGCAGTGAGGTGGAGCGGGAAAAGAAGAAACTCTCACGAATCGGGGATCAGGAATATGACCCTACCGACAGTTCCCCCAAAGTGGTTGCTAAATGGCCAAAACCACTGGCCGTGACATCACACTTGGCGTATGACCCAGGCAGTTATCAGATGACTACAACAGCTGATTACAACCCTACCCCTCGCTCCAGTAAGTACACCTTGGATTCCGACAGCAAAGACAACCATGCCAGCTCCATGGAATATGTGCCCACCTCAGTTACCAAAATAGCTGTGAAAAAGCCTGTTCCTCGAACACAAACTCCTCATCTACACTCTTTGCCTACTAGTCCTAAATACTCCACTATTGCATCCTGCTCCAAGAATAAGTACACAGTGGATCATTCTAAACCATCCACAGACATGGAATATGACCCTCTCTGCAACTATTCAGCAAAAATAGCTGGCAAAAATAAGAAACACCAGAGGACAGGGGCTACTATGGGTGAAGGAAAAAAGAGACCTCACCTGTCAGGGACAGGAAAGCAGTCAACAGATGAGGAATATGTGCCAACCATTAAGAAGCCTCGGCAGGTAATACCAGACCCACTGAAGTACACTGCCAATTTCTCTGAGTCTGATGAAGAGCGCTCTGGGACAGAGTATCGACCCACTTCTCTCAGCCGTCTGCAGAGGAGGAAAAGCAGCAGTGGGTCAGTGGAGGAAGCCTCTGGtccagggaaaggagagaggacagaaggaGCCGTAGGTGGGCTGAAACAACAGAGGAGTCAGGAGTCTAAAAAGCAGCAGGACGCCGCACACTGGGAGTCAGAGGACTTGGAGAACCAGGAAATAGTAGCTAGACAGAAAGACAAGCCAGAGACTGAAATAGTGGCAGGTAAAACCAACCAAAtgaagagcagcaaagtaaagaAGGTGCATAAGTCTGAAAAGGAGTCCAGTAAAAAGAGTGGtgctggtggtgatagtagtagtaaaaAAGGAGCAGGGGATGGGGAGAAAATAAGTGATTCAAAGAAATCAAGCCACGAAACTGCAAAGAAAGACCGCAAGAATCAGGGAAAGAAAGAAGAAAAATGCAAGATAAAGGATACATCCATAGACAAAGGCAagaaggagggaaagggagaaaagAGAAGTGATGGAAAGAGTAAGACAAGGACAGACAAAGTTAAAGGGGAGTCAAgcaagagggagaatgagagtaGAGAAAAGGGAGGTGGGGATAGTAAAAAACTGCAGACTTCAGACAAGGAAAAGGACTCTATGTTTAAAGAACAGAAGAATGGTAAATATGACAGCAATGAAAGAGAAAAAGATTCAAAGAAAGTAAACAAAGGGAGTTCTAAAATCGATAAAGACAAGGTGAAGAAAAGCAGCAGTAGCTCCTCTGATGGCAAAACAGGAAAGGTGAAACAAAGATCTCTGAGTCACGTAGATCTGTTTGGTGATGAGAGTGTAGAGGAGAAAAGTGAGGAGGatgaagacgatgaggaagaggagACAATTGTGAGGAAGTCAGCTGCTCTTTTCAAGAGGGGAAGTTTGACTAGGAGGAATGTCTCAGAACTCACCCCCTCATCCTCAGAGGATGAAGATGTTGGTGCAGAAGATGACGGAGGCTATGATGACATGGATGATTGTGGGGTGGACTACTCCAGTCTACAGGTGGACATGGACTTTGACCTGGATAATGACCCAATGGAGGAGTGCTTACGGATCTTCAATGAATCCAAGGATGTGAAGACTGAGGACAAGGGAAGGCAAGCCAAG CCCGCTAAAGATTCAGAGGATGAGGATTCCACAGAGAGCAATCAAACCACTCTTTTCCCCGGTCAGAGGAAAAGAGTTTCACATTTCTCAGCCAAAGGAAGT ACTGAGGCAACCCCGAAGCCTCCACCATACAGGAGACTGACTGCCCAGGAGATCTGTTACCAGCGTATGCAGATAGCACAGCAGCAGGCTGCCCAGCTGGCTGCAGCTGTGAAGACTGCCTCCACACCCAGGCCTAGCCCCAGCCCTTTCcctggggagaggaagagagtagcCCACCGCCCCACCCCTTTACCATCCTCTTCCAAATCTG GTCTTGCTGCGGCGAAGTCGGCGGGCAGCAGAGTGTTGTTGCCCACCAGTACCCTCCCAGCAGGTCTCTCTGTGAAGGCCCAGACATCAGCCGGCATCCTGTCAAAGACCACTTCCACTATTGTACAGAAGAGGGTGGCACACACTCCCACAATGAAG AGCTCTGCAATGAAGCGGCCAGTTATTCCCACCGCGTTTGGGGCCAAAGTACCCACCAACGTCCGCCAACGATACCTCAACACATTTATAGACGAGTGTATGAAGTTCTGCCCCTCTGAAGACATGGCCTTCCAAATG GccctggaggaggagaaggtggtGTATGACCGGAGCAGCAGTAAGAACATCTACCTCAACGTGGCAGTCAACTCACTGAAGAAGCTACGCAGCAAGAGCAGCTCCCCCAACTCACTCGTTGCCA TGAACCCTGCAGTGGTGGGGAACAGGAAGTCCCAGTCCCATGAAGAAGTGCTGGGGGGACGCCTCGCTGCCAAGACCAGCTTCACGATAAACAGGACAGGCAAGCAACAGGCAGAGAAACTCAGTG GCGCTACTCTGTACCGGAAGCTGAGGGACTATCTGATGACGGAGGAACGGCTGCAGGAGCATGGATACCCTAGGCCACACCCTGAGCGCTCAGGTCGAGCCGTGGTCCACAACGTCCCAGAGAAGAACAACGTTGACC CGTTTGCCAAGGTGTGCTGTCGATGTGGGGCCGAGTATAAGATCAATGCCAACGGCAACTGTGTTCGCAAGGAGGAGTGTAATCACCACTGGGGCCGTCTGCGCAGACATAAAG TGTCGGGAGGCTGGGAAACCAACTACAACTGCTGCTCAGGAACTGTGGGCTCTCCTGGTTGCTCCGTGTCTAAG CAACACGTTCAGGACGGCCGCAAAGAGTCTTTGGGTGGCTACGTTCAGACCTTTGAGAAACAGCTGCCCCCGGACGGCAACTGTGGAGTCTATGCCCTGGACTGTGAGATG TGCTACACAAAGCAGGGTCTGGAGCTGACCAGGGTGACTGTTGTCAACTCTGAGCTGAAAGTCATCTATGACACATTTGTTAAACCTGAAAGCAAAGTGGTAGACTACAACACACG GTTTTCGGGTGTAACGGAGGAGGACCTGGAGAATGCCAGCATCACCCTGAGAGACGTGCAGGCGGTGATGCTCAACATGTTCAACGCTGAATCCATCCTCATAGGACACAGCCTGGAGAGTGACCTTTTTGCCCTCAAG GTCATACACAGCACTGTAGTGGACACAGCAATCGTGTTCCCCCATCGCCTGGGCTTGCCCTACAAGCGGGCCCTGAGGAACCTCATGGCAGACCACCTCAAACGCATCATACAGGACAGCG TTGAAGGTCATGACTCCAGTGAGGACGCCTGCGCCTGCATGGAGCTTATGATGTGGAAGATCCGAGAAGACGCCAAGGTGAAGAGGTGA